The proteins below come from a single Corynebacterium glyciniphilum AJ 3170 genomic window:
- a CDS encoding DNA polymerase III subunit gamma and tau, translating into MALYRKYRPATFAEVVGQEHVTEPLSTALDSGRINHAYLFSGPRGCGKTSSARILARSLNCEQGPTSSPCGECTSCRALAPGGPGTLDVTELDAATHNGVEDMRELRDRAFYAPADSRYRVFIIDEAHMISSAGFNALLKIVEEPPEHLIFIFATTEPEKLLQTIRSRTHNYPFRLLTPPAMRGLLGRVCEDEGAVVEDAVYPLVIRAGGGSPRDSLSIMDQLLAGAGDEGVTYSRAVALLGFTDTSLIDRAVDALADQDQAGLFGCVSDVIDAGHDPRRFAMDLLDRFRDLLVVQAVPDAFDTGLVDAPADQREVLAAQAQAVGQATLTRCASLVNEGLAQMRGATAPRLLLEILCARMALPAAGMTVEALAQRVEALEAGGGTGGGGVSGAGTGRPYVRKSKREAEAAQQAAASTAAPVPAPETAPDVVSDPAPTPAAPAAEAESAASAQDTRRAEAERAREIMRRRRSPSADETPVPDGPGTSGDVADADGPSSPAQTETRDDAVPEPPSEIPEETGESAPEPAPGPVSQGEPDATETAPHPVHQWDQILEAVKEANLAAWIAARDATAQAGPVGDDDKPTISLLHHTGALANYINSPEHAAVYTDAAEQITGAPVRITAGVGGRTTQESPGKAEAAADPQPVPEPQQETALREDHAAAIQETSDPMSVALQRARQVESPRNPPVEEQERRSPAVPQEQPVQPAPPPAAKNANQEEQLSGWRARRAKIDARRGSGQAAPSSQSGAEPRGFNGVPLPEEPSEPWDDGPGNFPPDPEGQQGVDMAEAEEAMAQLNDPSSANIDHRSAIEIAGELLEKHLGAERTR; encoded by the coding sequence GTGGCTCTTTACAGGAAGTACAGGCCGGCGACGTTCGCCGAGGTCGTGGGGCAGGAACATGTGACCGAGCCGTTGTCGACGGCACTGGACAGTGGGCGGATCAACCATGCCTACCTGTTCTCAGGCCCGCGCGGATGCGGCAAGACGTCCTCCGCTAGGATCCTCGCCCGGTCACTGAACTGTGAGCAGGGGCCGACATCCTCCCCGTGCGGTGAGTGCACCTCCTGCCGCGCGCTGGCACCCGGGGGGCCGGGGACGTTGGATGTCACCGAACTGGACGCCGCCACACATAACGGTGTCGAGGACATGCGCGAGCTTCGCGACCGTGCCTTCTACGCCCCGGCGGATTCCCGGTACCGCGTCTTCATCATTGACGAGGCACACATGATCTCCTCGGCGGGGTTCAACGCGTTGTTGAAGATCGTGGAGGAGCCGCCGGAGCATCTCATCTTCATCTTCGCCACTACGGAGCCGGAGAAGCTGCTGCAGACCATCCGGTCGAGGACCCACAACTACCCGTTCCGGCTGCTGACCCCGCCAGCGATGCGGGGGCTGCTGGGCAGGGTGTGCGAGGACGAGGGGGCCGTTGTCGAGGACGCTGTGTATCCGCTGGTCATCCGTGCTGGTGGTGGCTCGCCGCGTGATTCCTTGAGCATCATGGACCAGCTGCTTGCCGGGGCCGGAGACGAGGGCGTCACATACAGCCGGGCGGTGGCCCTGCTGGGGTTCACCGACACCTCCTTGATCGACCGAGCCGTGGACGCCCTGGCGGACCAGGATCAGGCGGGGTTGTTCGGCTGCGTCAGCGACGTCATCGACGCAGGCCACGATCCACGTCGGTTCGCGATGGACCTTCTGGACCGCTTCCGGGACCTTCTGGTGGTCCAGGCGGTGCCGGACGCTTTCGACACCGGTCTGGTGGATGCACCGGCGGACCAACGCGAGGTGCTTGCGGCGCAGGCGCAGGCGGTGGGTCAGGCGACGCTGACCCGGTGCGCCTCACTGGTGAATGAGGGCCTGGCGCAGATGCGGGGAGCGACGGCACCCCGGTTGCTTCTGGAGATCCTGTGCGCCCGGATGGCACTGCCGGCGGCGGGAATGACCGTTGAAGCTCTTGCACAGCGCGTGGAGGCCCTCGAAGCAGGGGGCGGCACAGGGGGAGGAGGTGTATCCGGTGCGGGCACCGGCCGACCCTATGTGCGTAAGTCGAAGCGTGAGGCGGAGGCCGCCCAGCAGGCTGCCGCATCGACAGCCGCTCCGGTGCCTGCGCCAGAGACAGCCCCGGATGTCGTCTCAGATCCGGCTCCGACACCGGCGGCACCAGCTGCAGAGGCTGAGTCTGCAGCCTCTGCACAGGACACCCGCCGGGCCGAGGCGGAACGCGCCCGAGAGATCATGAGGCGGCGCCGTAGTCCGTCCGCCGACGAGACGCCCGTCCCCGACGGCCCAGGGACCTCCGGTGATGTCGCCGACGCCGACGGGCCCAGCAGCCCAGCGCAGACGGAGACCCGTGACGATGCTGTCCCGGAGCCACCGTCAGAGATACCGGAAGAGACCGGCGAATCGGCACCCGAGCCGGCACCAGGTCCCGTGTCGCAGGGGGAACCGGACGCCACGGAAACAGCACCCCACCCGGTTCACCAGTGGGATCAGATCCTCGAGGCGGTGAAGGAAGCGAATCTCGCAGCGTGGATTGCCGCGCGTGACGCCACCGCACAGGCAGGTCCCGTCGGTGATGACGACAAGCCGACGATTTCCCTGCTCCACCACACCGGCGCACTGGCGAACTACATCAACTCACCGGAGCATGCCGCGGTGTACACCGATGCCGCAGAGCAGATCACGGGGGCACCGGTGCGGATCACCGCCGGTGTCGGTGGAAGGACAACGCAGGAGTCGCCGGGAAAAGCTGAGGCTGCGGCGGACCCGCAGCCGGTACCTGAGCCACAGCAGGAGACTGCTCTCCGGGAGGACCATGCGGCCGCGATCCAGGAAACGTCTGACCCGATGTCGGTGGCGTTGCAACGGGCACGTCAGGTGGAATCCCCGCGGAACCCTCCGGTAGAGGAGCAGGAACGACGATCCCCGGCGGTACCACAGGAACAGCCGGTACAGCCGGCGCCGCCACCGGCGGCGAAGAACGCCAACCAGGAAGAACAGCTTTCCGGCTGGCGGGCGCGCCGGGCAAAGATCGATGCCAGACGTGGTTCCGGACAGGCTGCCCCTTCGTCGCAGTCCGGTGCGGAGCCCCGTGGCTTCAACGGAGTCCCCCTCCCGGAGGAACCGTCGGAACCCTGGGATGACGGCCCCGGCAACTTTCCGCCGGACCCTGAGGGCCAACAGGGTGTTGACATGGCAGAAGCGGAGGAAGCCATGGCGCAACTCAATGATCCGTCCTCGGCGAACATCGACCACCGCAGTGCCATCGAAATCGCCGGCGAGCTCCTGGAGAAGCACCTCGGGGCAGAACGCACCCGGTAG
- a CDS encoding YbaB/EbfC family nucleoid-associated protein translates to MNQPDMNQIMAQAQQMQQQLQEAQAEIIASTVEGTAGNGLVKVALRGSGEVESLTIDPSVVDPEDVETLQDLIIGAYQDAGENLKSLSNEKMGPLSQGLDGLGF, encoded by the coding sequence GTGAACCAGCCCGACATGAACCAGATCATGGCCCAGGCCCAGCAGATGCAGCAGCAGCTCCAGGAGGCACAGGCCGAGATCATCGCCTCCACCGTCGAAGGGACCGCCGGCAACGGGCTGGTCAAGGTCGCGCTGCGCGGTTCCGGCGAGGTCGAGAGCCTGACCATTGACCCGTCCGTCGTTGATCCGGAGGACGTCGAGACCCTCCAGGACCTCATCATCGGTGCTTACCAGGATGCCGGTGAGAACCTCAAGAGCCTCTCGAACGAGAAGATGGGCCCGCTCTCCCAGGGCCTCGACGGCCTCGGCTTCTAG
- the recR gene encoding recombination mediator RecR has product MFEGPLQDAIDEFSRLPGVGPKSAQRIAFHLLQAEPEDLERLTAALSRLQKGVRYCRICHNVSSEEVCRICADSTRDATIVCVVEESKDIQVIERTGEYDGRYHVLGGALDPLNGIGPKELNVTALVQRIGGRVDDVVAADGTVADAPEIAEVIIATDPNTEGEATAAYLGRLLKEFPGLTVSRLASGIPMGGDLEFVDELTLSRAFEGRTAIR; this is encoded by the coding sequence GTGTTCGAAGGTCCCCTCCAGGACGCCATCGACGAGTTCTCCCGCCTCCCCGGCGTGGGACCCAAGAGCGCTCAACGCATCGCCTTCCATCTTCTCCAGGCCGAGCCGGAGGATCTGGAGAGGCTGACTGCCGCCCTGTCACGTCTGCAGAAAGGCGTGCGGTACTGCCGGATCTGCCACAACGTGTCCTCCGAGGAAGTCTGTCGTATCTGTGCGGATTCCACCCGGGACGCCACGATCGTCTGCGTCGTCGAAGAGTCCAAGGACATCCAGGTCATCGAACGCACCGGCGAGTACGACGGGCGTTACCACGTCCTCGGCGGTGCCCTTGACCCGCTTAACGGCATCGGGCCCAAAGAACTCAATGTCACAGCGCTGGTGCAACGTATCGGAGGGCGGGTCGACGATGTGGTTGCCGCTGACGGCACTGTCGCCGACGCCCCGGAGATCGCCGAGGTCATCATCGCCACCGACCCCAACACGGAAGGGGAGGCGACCGCGGCCTACCTCGGGCGGCTGCTCAAGGAGTTCCCCGGTCTGACCGTGTCCCGGTTGGCGTCCGGCATCCCGATGGGCGGCGATCTGGAGTTCGTCGACGAGCTCACTCTGTCACGTGCTTTCGAAGGACGCACCGCGATCCGCTGA
- a CDS encoding DoxX family protein produces MTTPENSRTKTRAAVWATVFGGAGVLHFAQRRFYDSLVPEELPGEQKYWTWGSGLVELALAAAIANPSTRAAAATPATLFLLGVWPGNIKMALDWQKSEKKSALMKVGGWARVAGQVPMFLSTRKLGEQ; encoded by the coding sequence ATGACTACACCTGAAAACAGCCGGACGAAGACGCGGGCCGCCGTCTGGGCGACCGTCTTCGGCGGCGCCGGCGTCCTGCACTTCGCACAGCGACGGTTCTACGATTCCCTGGTCCCGGAAGAACTCCCGGGGGAGCAGAAGTACTGGACATGGGGAAGTGGACTCGTCGAACTCGCTCTGGCTGCGGCGATCGCCAACCCGTCTACTCGTGCTGCCGCGGCGACGCCTGCGACGCTGTTCCTGCTCGGCGTGTGGCCCGGCAACATCAAGATGGCTCTGGACTGGCAGAAGTCCGAAAAGAAGAGTGCGCTCATGAAAGTCGGCGGGTGGGCCCGCGTTGCAGGGCAGGTCCCGATGTTCCTCTCCACACGGAAGCTGGGGGAGCAGTAA
- a CDS encoding acetyl/propionyl/methylcrotonyl-CoA carboxylase subunit alpha: MNRLSERSPMPSTILVANRGEIAARVVRTARDLGLRSVAVYSDQDIDSPAVALADDAYSLEGTTLQETYLDIAKIIDVAQRSGADAVHPGYGFLSEVPDAAQAVADAGLTWLGPAADTIRQLGDKISARRTALAAGVSPVPGTTDPVQSMEEVDDFVAAHGYPIVLKRSDGGGGRGIEVIRTAEDLKTFAAGHAMAGGDLDKFFMERFILSGRHIETQCMRDSHGNFAVVTTRDCSVQRRHQKVIEEAPAPFLPEGAVETLNTWSKALFDHTEYVGLGTCEFMLTEEGELFFLEVNPRLQVEHTVSEEVTGLDLVEAQLTIADGGTIPEVPEVRGHSIELRITSEDPAKDLTPTAGKIKELEWPAGHGVRIETGVRLGDKVSPEFDSMIAKLIVTGPDRPRAIARARRALGELSIKGIATSTPVLDLIMAHPDFDGTNGHRDLRVRTRWLETSFLPDVDLEKLGQDAAAEEEGGIAAALRTFTAQIDGRRHRITLPEGLASLGSMMQSGFGSLGEKGQELGARSRRSQPRRGSRRRGGDAAGAGAATTGESLTAEGALQSPMQAIVVRMGAEPGSTVNEGDVVIVLEAMKMEKYIHAPVGGTIASIDVTVGQNVNAGDTLLHIDADDTADTAENTEEAAE, from the coding sequence ATGAACCGACTCTCCGAAAGGAGCCCGATGCCGTCCACCATCCTCGTGGCCAATCGTGGCGAGATCGCCGCACGTGTCGTCCGTACTGCCCGTGACCTGGGCCTACGCTCCGTCGCCGTGTATTCCGACCAGGATATCGACTCACCTGCGGTCGCCCTGGCCGATGACGCGTACTCCCTGGAGGGAACCACACTCCAGGAGACCTACCTCGACATCGCCAAGATTATCGACGTCGCCCAGCGCTCCGGGGCGGACGCCGTCCACCCCGGCTACGGTTTCCTCTCCGAGGTTCCCGACGCGGCCCAGGCTGTTGCCGACGCCGGACTGACCTGGCTCGGCCCCGCCGCCGATACGATCCGTCAGCTCGGCGACAAGATCAGCGCTCGCCGTACGGCATTGGCGGCCGGTGTCTCGCCGGTCCCCGGCACCACCGATCCGGTGCAGTCCATGGAGGAGGTCGACGACTTCGTCGCCGCCCACGGTTACCCGATCGTCCTCAAGCGCTCCGACGGAGGCGGTGGACGTGGAATCGAGGTCATCCGCACTGCGGAGGACCTGAAGACCTTTGCTGCCGGCCACGCCATGGCCGGTGGTGACCTGGACAAGTTCTTCATGGAGCGCTTCATTCTCTCCGGGCGCCACATCGAGACCCAGTGCATGCGCGACTCCCACGGCAACTTCGCCGTAGTGACCACCCGCGACTGCTCGGTGCAGCGTCGCCACCAGAAGGTCATCGAGGAAGCTCCGGCCCCTTTCCTTCCGGAAGGAGCGGTGGAGACACTGAACACGTGGTCCAAGGCCCTGTTCGACCACACCGAGTACGTGGGCCTGGGCACCTGCGAGTTCATGCTCACCGAGGAAGGCGAACTGTTCTTCCTCGAGGTCAACCCCCGCCTCCAGGTGGAGCACACCGTCTCCGAGGAGGTCACCGGTCTCGACCTGGTGGAGGCCCAGCTCACCATCGCCGACGGTGGCACGATTCCCGAGGTCCCGGAGGTTCGTGGTCACTCCATCGAGCTGCGTATCACCTCTGAGGACCCGGCCAAGGACCTCACCCCGACCGCCGGCAAGATCAAGGAACTCGAGTGGCCGGCCGGCCATGGTGTGCGGATCGAGACCGGCGTCCGGCTTGGCGACAAGGTCTCGCCGGAGTTCGACTCGATGATCGCCAAGCTCATCGTCACCGGCCCGGACCGGCCCCGTGCGATCGCCCGCGCCCGCCGCGCGCTGGGCGAACTGTCCATCAAGGGCATCGCCACCTCCACTCCGGTGCTGGACCTGATCATGGCCCACCCCGACTTCGACGGCACCAACGGTCACCGTGATCTGCGGGTCCGTACCCGGTGGCTGGAGACGAGCTTCCTGCCCGACGTGGACCTGGAGAAGCTCGGACAGGATGCCGCGGCCGAGGAGGAAGGCGGCATTGCTGCGGCGCTGCGGACCTTCACCGCCCAGATCGACGGTCGCCGTCACCGGATCACCCTGCCCGAGGGCCTCGCGAGCCTCGGTTCGATGATGCAGAGCGGTTTCGGCAGTCTCGGAGAGAAAGGCCAGGAACTCGGTGCACGGTCCCGTCGCAGCCAACCGCGGCGCGGCTCACGCCGCCGCGGCGGCGACGCAGCCGGTGCGGGCGCAGCCACCACCGGAGAGAGCCTTACCGCCGAGGGCGCACTGCAGTCCCCGATGCAGGCCATCGTCGTGCGCATGGGTGCCGAGCCCGGCAGCACCGTCAACGAGGGTGACGTGGTCATCGTCCTGGAGGCGATGAAGATGGAGAAGTACATCCACGCCCCGGTCGGCGGCACCATCGCGTCGATCGATGTCACGGTCGGCCAGAACGTCAACGCCGGCGACACACTGCTGCACATCGACGCTGACGACACCGCCGACACCGCCGAGAACACCGAGGAGGCCGCGGAATGA
- a CDS encoding acyl-CoA carboxylase subunit beta, translating into MTAPEKTAKVEKIAAKASVDYDALAAAADEKAQKFQHGKGKMTARERIDMLCDEGSFVEFGRFFGGDPAEGFLGSAVATGFGTIDGRTVAIYAQDFSIRGGTLGKVEGQKITDLIDRAIAERVPCFGLLDSGGARIQEGVAALSWYGRIFRKSCEASGFIPQISLILGPCAGGAVYSPALTDFVIMPRENSHMFVTGPDVVKAVTGEQISLDDLGGAEMHNSVSGVAHYLAEDEEDAIDYARALLNYLPQNCNEETPSYDYVPTKEDLEAARGVGDIVPADNRMPYDVVEVIESLVDHGEFVEVQEHWARSIVIGFACIEGKPVGIVADQPMHNAGTLDVEASEKTARFVRCCDAFGLPVVTLVDVPGYLPGAEQERAGIIRRGAKVIYAYGNCTVPVVTMITRKSYGGAYIVMGSKGIGADFAFAWPDAEIAVMGAEGAVQILRRRDIAAVPDEEKADYTKQLADEYQAENINPNFSVETGEIDRIVAPADTRDTLASALRSLRTKDRDRRHFKFHSNGPL; encoded by the coding sequence ATGACCGCTCCTGAGAAGACCGCCAAGGTCGAGAAGATCGCAGCGAAGGCGTCCGTCGACTACGACGCACTCGCCGCCGCCGCCGATGAGAAGGCGCAGAAGTTCCAGCACGGCAAGGGAAAGATGACCGCCCGTGAGCGCATCGACATGCTCTGCGACGAGGGCTCGTTCGTGGAGTTCGGTCGTTTCTTCGGCGGCGACCCCGCCGAAGGATTCCTCGGCTCTGCCGTCGCCACCGGTTTCGGCACCATCGACGGCCGGACTGTCGCCATTTACGCCCAGGACTTCTCTATCCGAGGAGGAACCCTCGGCAAGGTCGAAGGTCAGAAGATCACTGATCTGATCGACCGTGCCATCGCCGAGCGCGTCCCCTGCTTCGGCCTGCTGGACTCCGGCGGAGCACGTATCCAGGAAGGTGTCGCGGCCCTGTCCTGGTACGGCCGTATCTTCCGCAAATCGTGTGAGGCCTCCGGCTTCATCCCGCAGATCTCGCTGATCCTCGGCCCGTGCGCCGGCGGGGCCGTGTACTCCCCGGCGTTGACTGACTTCGTCATCATGCCGCGGGAAAACTCGCACATGTTCGTCACCGGCCCTGACGTGGTCAAGGCCGTCACCGGTGAGCAGATCAGTCTGGATGACCTGGGAGGTGCCGAGATGCACAACAGCGTCTCCGGTGTCGCCCACTACCTCGCCGAGGACGAAGAGGACGCGATCGACTACGCGCGCGCCCTGCTCAACTACCTCCCGCAGAACTGCAACGAAGAGACTCCGTCCTACGACTACGTCCCCACCAAGGAGGACCTCGAGGCAGCTCGGGGCGTCGGCGACATCGTCCCGGCCGACAACCGCATGCCCTATGACGTCGTCGAGGTCATCGAGTCACTGGTTGATCATGGTGAGTTCGTCGAGGTCCAGGAGCACTGGGCGCGGTCCATCGTGATCGGTTTCGCCTGCATCGAGGGCAAGCCCGTCGGCATCGTGGCAGACCAGCCGATGCACAACGCCGGCACCCTGGACGTCGAGGCCTCGGAGAAGACCGCACGCTTCGTGCGCTGCTGTGACGCCTTCGGTCTGCCTGTCGTCACGCTCGTCGACGTGCCCGGCTACCTTCCCGGTGCCGAGCAGGAGCGCGCCGGCATCATCCGTCGTGGCGCAAAGGTCATCTACGCCTACGGCAACTGCACCGTGCCGGTGGTCACCATGATCACCCGCAAGTCCTACGGCGGCGCGTACATCGTGATGGGCTCCAAGGGCATCGGTGCAGACTTCGCCTTCGCCTGGCCGGACGCCGAGATCGCCGTGATGGGTGCCGAAGGTGCTGTCCAGATTCTGCGTCGCCGCGACATCGCCGCCGTCCCTGACGAGGAGAAGGCCGACTACACCAAACAACTCGCCGACGAATACCAGGCCGAGAACATCAACCCGAACTTCTCCGTGGAGACCGGCGAGATCGACCGCATCGTGGCACCCGCTGACACCCGCGACACCCTCGCCTCCGCTCTGCGCTCCCTGCGTACCAAGGACCGCGACCGCCGCCACTTCAAGTTCCACTCCAACGGGCCCCTGTGA